Below is a window of Leptospiraceae bacterium DNA.
GAAAGTTTAAGCATGGTGTCTACAAAATTTTTCCCGCTCTTTCCAATCAACCACTGAACTCTTAGAATTAGATAATCCAATCCTTCCGTTGAAAGAATATTTTGTTCTCCTTTTAATTTGCCTTCACCATATTTATTTATAGGAGCTGGATTCCAGTCCTCAGGAATTGGCTCTTTAAAATCTCCAGAGAAAATATAGTCGGTCGAGAAATGAACAAGTTTGATTTTATTATTGGCAGATGCTTCCGATAGATATTTAAGCGCTGTTCCATTTATTTCATAGGAAATTTTCTCGGTTTCGCATTTATCTACTGCAGTGTATGCTGCACAGTTGATTAAAACATCGGGTTTCAGAGCTGCCAACTTTCCATGAACAGCTTTTTCATTGCAAATGTCTAGCTCATCTAAATCAATAGAAGTAATCTTACAATTTTCCTTTTCCAATTCTTTTTTTAAATCAGTGGCTAACATACCGTTGCCGCCTGTGATTAAAATATGTTGCTCTTTTAAATCCATAGATTACCTGCTTTGTATTGATTGAAACTTATAAATTGTTTGGGAAAATGAAAAACGTAATTTATCTTTGGAAGTTTGGCAATGCCTTCAATTGCATCGAGGTTCAAGCTTCCGTAAATATGCGGAAACATAGAGCTTTGCTTCAATGGAGAATTTTCTTTTCCACTCAATGGAATCGTTGATTCGAATATTACTCTTGCCATTAGTTTTTTAAGACGAATTTTTAAGACCAAAACATTCTTCTCCTTTGAAAAAAAATCGTTTGCAATTAAAATTGTTAAATCTTCCCCATTGGTGCAGTGAATAAATCCCTCTTGCAAAAAAAATAGTGGAGTATACATATTATCCCGTGTCTGATTCAGAAATTCCGACTCTAATACAAGATGATAAATGAAATCAGGATTATTTTGCTCTTGTTCTTTCATTTTTTTAAGCAATCTAGAACTTGCAAAACGATCTCTTTTGAAACATTTGCATTTACACTGATGCGAAGTCTAGATTCTTTCACAGTAGGAGGGCGGATAGCTCTAATGTCAAATCCTTTCTCTTGTAAAAAACTAGCAGTTTGCATTGCCAAAGCCTCTTCGTATAGAACGACGGGAACGATTTGAGACTCAGAGGAAAGTGTTTCTATCCCAATTCCTTTTAGTCCATTTCGTAGAAGGTTCGCATTTTCTAAAATACTAGCTCGCTCTATTTCCATTTCGATCGCTAGATCAATCGAAGTATCAAGGGCATAGGCGATGGCAGGAATTGGTGCAGTAGAAAAAATAAAAGTTCTCATTGTATTGATTAGGTATTCTTTATAAAGGTGAGAAGTTGCGATGAAGGAACCTTCTAAACCGAGAGATTTTCCGCCGGTATAAACTCTAAAGTCAATGTCGGATAATTCATATTTGCCGTTTAGCGGTTGGCAAGCCATTCCAGCTCCTTCTTTTCCAAATACACCTAGCGCATGAGCTTCGTCTAATATCAGACAGGCATTGAATTCTTTTTTTAATCGAATTAATTCTGTAACGTCAGCCAAATCTCCATCCATACTAAATACTGTCTCTGAAACAATTATCTTCCGTGAGTTTGTATCTGATTTTTCCAAAAGTTCTCGGAGATGATTCATGTCTTTATGACGAAAGTATTTTTTCACAGCACCAGAAATTCTAATTCCATCCAGAATGGAAGCATGATTGAGTCTATCTGTAAAAATTATTGTACGTGGATCGGAAAGCGTATCAAGTAATCCAAGATTAGCCGCAAAACCATTCGAGAGAAATAGTGAAGTCTCGGATCCAACCCAAGCGGCAAACTTTGATTCAACCCTTTCAAAAATATCTCTGTGCCCACGAATAAGTCTAGAGGCTCCTGAACCAGCTCCATAGATTTCAATTCCTGCGATGAGAGCGTTTTTGACTTTTGAATTTTGAGAGAGACAGAGATAATCATTCGAAGACAAATCTATTCCGTTCGGAAGTCTGAGACTTCGAAATCTGTTCTTAGAGAGAATCAAATCCAATTCTTTTTTTATAAAATCCGGGAAAGAGTTCATGCATTTATAGCTTATCTATCCATTATTTTTTACATGATAGAAAATTCTACTAGGTTTTTGAAGGTTGAACGTTGTTGATTAGAATTGAAAGCGTAATCCAAGTTCAAGTTGAGAAGAATGATTTAATTGATTTGGCGTAAAATAGCTATTAGCCGTTGTGACCGGAGAAATCTTAGTGTAGAAGCGAATGGTCGTTGAGTTCGCGGAAAGATCTGTCGAAGTTTTCCAGAGAAGTGCATCGAAAATATTTAGAGTATACATTGCCGCAAGAAAAATGGAAGCTTGATAAGTTTCTGTTGCCGTTCCCTGTGCTCTATGGAATTGATTTTCACTGGCTATATAACCATAGATTAACCCAAAGTCTTGTCCCTCAACTACTTGATAGAGTAAGCCGCGAAGAACGAGTTGGTTGTATTTTTGTTTTTCTGAATGAAATGTGTCGAGGCTTGCTTTGTATTGGGCTGCTCCTAGTATAATTCCTACATTAAAGAAAAGGGCTGAAAAATAATGCTCTTTGTTGACTTGTCCCCAGCCAGGAAGAATGGCTGACTTTGCGGCTTGCTTCCAATAGGGGTAATTAGAAGTCCTTGCAGTGGGAGTTACAGGTATATCAGGAGTAACCTCAGGGTTCGAAGGAGTTACGATTGGAATAGATTCGTTTTTTAATTCAAAGAAATTATTTAGAACTAGAATTTTCTTTCTTGGATTTTCAAGCGTTAAATCATAATTACCCACTCTCGTTTTATCATTGTCAATGATTACTTCAAAGATTCCTTTCTTAAGCTTTACACTAATAAAGGTCACAGTTTCAGTCTCATTCTTTAGAATAAGACGTGTATCCTTATAAAAATTCTTTCCTTCGATCAGTATTTTAGTTTGCGGTTCTACCTTGCTTCCAATATTATTTCTATCACTCGTAACTTCTGGTGAGAGGGATTTGGAGATAATAAAGGGAAACCACTCGGAATAGGAAGAAATTTTTCCAAACTTATTATAAGTTCCTACACGATGAGAATACTTTCCAGGATCTAGATTTAATTTGCGAGAAGTCTCCTTTGTATCTATTTCATCTATAATTTCATCTGAGTCATTTTTTATTTGTAGCTGGTAACTACTTGCGTTTGGAATTGGCTCCCAGATGATTACAGGATTTTCTTGGTCAACTGACTCTTGTGAAAGTAGTGACATAGAAAAGAGAAACAGTAGGAGTAGGGGATAGATTTTATTCCACATACATTTTCTTCGGAGTTTTAATTTCCGGACTACCGGGCTTTGAAGAAAGATAAATTTTAAAAGGAATGCTAATTTTTTTGCTTTTGTGAATTTCTCCTTCACTTTCGGAAGATTCCTGTAGCGTCCAAATGAAATTACCCTCATCTAATTTACTTAGGTCTTTTAAAAGGTAGGATGAATTCTTTGTCTTCGCTTTTACGATAAGTGTTCTATTGCCAGAATTTGTGCGATATAATTCAAAGATATAACGATTTGTTTTGTCATTCTTTTCCCATTTGAATTTCAATGCATCTAGAGGTGTCATATCGACGCTTTCATTCTTCGATGGAAAAATCGGTGTTAGCTCTTGCTCGGCTTCGATTTGAAGAGAGTAGGTAGCACTCTTTGAAAGCACTGCATCGTCTTGTCCCAAAGAAGAGACTCGCCAGTAAAATTTTCCTTCCCTGGGAAGTGAGTAAGTTTGTGAAAACTCTTCTGTTTTAATGCTTTGCATTTTCTCACTAAAATCAGCTTTACTCGAAACTTCAAATAAGAAAGAAGATTTATACGAAGGTCTTTTCCATCGAAATGAAATGGGATTCTCTTTCATATCTAAATTTGCATTATTAGATGGGGCTAATAACTCTAAGACTTGATTTTCTAATATAGAAAATTTCCTCGATTCAGACACTGGCGTTTTTATGCCACCAGAGCTAATGCCGATTACCCTCCAGAAGTAATTACCCAGTTCTAGCTTTTTAGTCATTTGGAATTGGTTTGAGTCCATTGTTTCTTCTGAAACCATTTTTGAAAAATTAGAACTTGATGCAATTTGAAAAAGGTATTTGCTTATATCGGGAGAGTCCTTAGCTTGAAAGTAAATTCCGGACTTAGTTAAAGCAACACTATTAAATTCCTGTCCATTCAAAGGTGTGATTAATTGAGGTGGCTCTAACTCTATTTTCTTTTCAATCGAAAAAGAAATTGATTTCGAAGTCTCCTGTTTGAATTCTTCTCGCTCAGGCTCAGTAACAAGTCTCGCGTAGTATTTGCCAGCCTCGAGTCCATCTACT
It encodes the following:
- the rfbD gene encoding dTDP-4-dehydrorhamnose reductase, with product MDLKEQHILITGGNGMLATDLKKELEKENCKITSIDLDELDICNEKAVHGKLAALKPDVLINCAAYTAVDKCETEKISYEINGTALKYLSEASANNKIKLVHFSTDYIFSGDFKEPIPEDWNPAPINKYGEGKLKGEQNILSTEGLDYLILRVQWLIGKSGKNFVDTMLKLSAEKSELNVVSDQIGRPTSTPYLSQLIVASLEKNLSGIYHLGPADYCSWYDLAAYVLKDTKCKVKPIPSSAYPTPAKRPLYSVLDLNKIQTALKGNPLLKKTWKELVDDYLKG
- a CDS encoding DUF952 domain-containing protein → MKEQEQNNPDFIYHLVLESEFLNQTRDNMYTPLFFLQEGFIHCTNGEDLTILIANDFFSKEKNVLVLKIRLKKLMARVIFESTIPLSGKENSPLKQSSMFPHIYGSLNLDAIEGIAKLPKINYVFHFPKQFISFNQYKAGNLWI
- a CDS encoding 8-amino-7-oxononanoate synthase; its protein translation is MNSFPDFIKKELDLILSKNRFRSLRLPNGIDLSSNDYLCLSQNSKVKNALIAGIEIYGAGSGASRLIRGHRDIFERVESKFAAWVGSETSLFLSNGFAANLGLLDTLSDPRTIIFTDRLNHASILDGIRISGAVKKYFRHKDMNHLRELLEKSDTNSRKIIVSETVFSMDGDLADVTELIRLKKEFNACLILDEAHALGVFGKEGAGMACQPLNGKYELSDIDFRVYTGGKSLGLEGSFIATSHLYKEYLINTMRTFIFSTAPIPAIAYALDTSIDLAIEMEIERASILENANLLRNGLKGIGIETLSSESQIVPVVLYEEALAMQTASFLQEKGFDIRAIRPPTVKESRLRISVNANVSKEIVLQVLDCLKK